Proteins encoded together in one Musa acuminata AAA Group cultivar baxijiao chromosome BXJ3-6, Cavendish_Baxijiao_AAA, whole genome shotgun sequence window:
- the LOC135640210 gene encoding uncharacterized protein LOC135640210 has translation MGEEEKKKKKHKHKDQKSQPQKPPRRDKSATGDPHFKPSADVKGIRFGGQFVVKSFTVRQATPLELLRLLDIPPSCLSQCQSLPFPSTTTYLPTNFTILAHHAWHTLTLGLGTNKSKAVIFVFESESMKVAVDRLWPRMIPLGDVNKRLIRGLAGCEMSRFKFRKGCLTFYVYAVRRLGAAGFSCADDLRRILEAVVALKDFLDHTAMLALPSQRSIAFPNPVAMAH, from the coding sequence atgggagaagaggagaagaagaagaagaaacataagCACAAGGACCAGAAGAGCCAGCCACAAAAGCCTCCTCGCCGAGACAAGTCTGCGACGGGCGACCCTCACTTCAAGCCGAGCGCCGACGTCAAGGGCATCCGCTTCGGCGGCCAATTCGTGGTCAAGTCGTTCACCGTCCGGCAGGCGACGCCGCTGGAGCTGCTGCGGCTTCTGGACATCCCCCCGTCCTGCCTCAGCCAGTGCCAgagccttcccttcccttccaccACCACGTACCTGCCCACCAACTTCACCATCTTGGCCCATCATGCATGGCACACGCTCACCCTCGGCCTGGGCACCAACAAGTCCAAGGCGGTGATCTTCGTCTTCGAGTCGGAGAGCATGAAGGTGGCGGTGGACCGGCTGTGGCCGCGCATGATCCCGCTGGGGGACGTCAACAAGAGGCTCATCCGGGGGCTCGCCGGCTGCGAGATGTCGCGGTTCAAGTTCCGGAAAGGGTGCCTGACGTTCTACGTCTACGCCGTGCGGCGGCTGGGAGCTGCCGGCTTCTCTTGCGCCGACGACCTACGAAGGATCCTCGAGGCGGTCGTGGCCCTCAAGGACTTCTTGGACCACACGGCCATGCTCGCACTGCCCAGCCAACGAAGCATCGCTTTCCCGAATCCCGTTGCAATGGCACACTAA